One Kushneria konosiri genomic window, ATACCGCGCCGGGCGCTGAACCCGGTGAAGACACGCCGCATCGCGGCATCAAGAGTTATGTGGTCCGCAGTGGTCGCATGACCCTGGCCCAGCGGCGCGGTCTGGAAGAGGTCTTTCCGCGCCTGGGGCTGACACTGGCTCAGGGTCGGCTGGATCTGGAAGCCCTGTTTGGTCGTCGGGCACCCTGTGTGGTCGAGATCGGCTTTGGCATGGGGGGCTCGTTGCTTGAGCAGGCCATGGCCAACCCGGAGACTGACTTTATCGGCATCGAGGTGCATCCGCCAGGCGTGGGCAAGCTGCTTGATGATGTCGACAAGGCGGGTCTGACCAATGTTCGCGTCTATCGTGAGGATGCGCTCAAGGTGCTTGATGACTGCCTGCCGGCCGAATCGGTGAATACGCTGCAGCTTTTCTTCCCCGACCCCTGGCCTAAAAAGCGTCATCACAAGCGCCGGATCGTGCAGCCGGCCTTTATCGAGCGTGTGCGTCGCGTACTCGAGCCGAAGGGGCGCTTTCACATGGCCACTGACTGGCAGCCCTACGCCGAATACATGGT contains:
- the trmB gene encoding tRNA (guanosine(46)-N7)-methyltransferase TrmB, with protein sequence MTEDTAPGAEPGEDTPHRGIKSYVVRSGRMTLAQRRGLEEVFPRLGLTLAQGRLDLEALFGRRAPCVVEIGFGMGGSLLEQAMANPETDFIGIEVHPPGVGKLLDDVDKAGLTNVRVYREDALKVLDDCLPAESVNTLQLFFPDPWPKKRHHKRRIVQPAFIERVRRVLEPKGRFHMATDWQPYAEYMVETMNEAPGFVTLARDGDYVPRPDFRPLTKFETRGERLGHGVWDLIYQRADRVD